The following are encoded together in the Jaculus jaculus isolate mJacJac1 chromosome 3, mJacJac1.mat.Y.cur, whole genome shotgun sequence genome:
- the LOC105944406 gene encoding translationally-controlled tumor protein-like, whose amino-acid sequence MVSRREGDIGDSLIGGNASAEGPEGEGTESTVVTGVDIVMSHHLQETSFTNEADKKYITDYMKSLKGKLEEQKPERVKPLMTGAAEQIKHVLANFNNYQCFVGENRNPDGMVALLDYREDGVTPFMIFFKDGLEMEKC is encoded by the coding sequence ATGGTCAGTAGGAGAGAGGGTGACATCGGTGACTCGCTCATCGGTGGAAATGCCTCCGCTGAAGGCCCGGAGGGCGAAGGTACTGAAAGTACAGTAGTCACCGGTGTTGACATTGTCATGAGCCATCACCTTCAGGAAACCAGCTTCACAAACGAGGCCGACAAGAAGTACATCACAGATTACATGAAATCACTCAAAGGCAAACTTGAAGAACAGAAACCAGAAAGAGTAAAGCCTTTAATGACAGGGGCTGCTGAGCAAATCAAGCATGTTCTTGCTAATTTCAACAACTACCAGTGTTTTGTTGGTGAAAATAGGAATCCAGATGGCATGGTTGCTCTCCTGGACTACCGTGAGGATGGTGTAACTCCTTTCATGATTTTCTTTAAGGATGGCTTAGAAATGGAAAAATGCTAA